Proteins co-encoded in one Actinomycetota bacterium genomic window:
- a CDS encoding integrase core domain-containing protein, with protein MRRQVKRPIYRASDKAFLAAASRMLRREAWGAFLVRPETLLGWHRRLVARKWTKPHRPPGRPALDPEVRELILRLGKENPRWGYHRIRGELLKLGVRVSATTIATMLRRHGLGPAPRRGPTWREFLRAQAAGILACDFLTVETITLRTLYVLVWIELGTRRVHLGGATPNPDSAWVTQQARNLAMALQEDGRSPKFLIHDRDTKFSGPFDEVFRSEGIRIVRTPIRAPNANALCERWVGTVRAECLDWTLFLGRRHLERVLRTYIAHYNEARPHRGLALQTPIGSPSPAVGDPRAADVRRRDVLGGLLHEYSLAA; from the coding sequence TTGCGCCGGCAGGTGAAGCGCCCGATCTACCGCGCATCCGACAAAGCGTTCCTTGCCGCCGCGAGCAGGATGCTTCGGCGGGAAGCCTGGGGCGCGTTCCTGGTCCGGCCTGAGACCCTCCTCGGCTGGCACCGCCGGCTCGTCGCCAGGAAGTGGACCAAGCCGCATCGCCCTCCTGGCCGCCCAGCTCTCGATCCCGAGGTCCGGGAGCTGATCCTGCGCTTGGGCAAGGAGAACCCCAGGTGGGGCTATCACCGCATCCGGGGCGAGCTGCTCAAGCTCGGGGTGAGGGTCTCGGCCACCACGATCGCGACGATGCTCCGCCGCCACGGGCTCGGTCCGGCCCCCAGACGGGGCCCCACGTGGAGAGAGTTCCTACGAGCTCAGGCGGCCGGGATCCTGGCCTGCGACTTCCTCACCGTGGAGACCATCACCCTGAGGACCCTGTACGTGCTGGTGTGGATCGAGCTCGGGACACGGAGGGTGCACTTGGGGGGAGCGACACCCAACCCCGACTCGGCGTGGGTCACCCAGCAGGCCCGGAACCTGGCCATGGCCCTTCAGGAGGATGGACGGTCCCCGAAGTTCCTGATCCACGACCGGGACACCAAGTTCTCCGGCCCGTTCGACGAGGTGTTCCGGTCCGAAGGCATAAGGATCGTCCGCACGCCGATCCGGGCCCCGAACGCCAACGCGCTCTGCGAACGGTGGGTGGGGACCGTCCGGGCCGAGTGCCTGGACTGGACCCTCTTCCTCGGCCGGCGACACCTGGAGCGGGTCCTTCGCACCTACATCGCGCACTACAACGAGGCCAGGCCCCATCGTGGGCTCGCACTTCAGACGCCGATCGGGAGCCCATCGCCGGCGGTGGGTGACCCGAGAGCCGCGGACGTTCGCCGGCGGGACGTGTTGGGCGGCCTCCTTCACGAGTACAGCCTCGCGGCATGA